Proteins encoded in a region of the Eretmochelys imbricata isolate rEreImb1 chromosome 10, rEreImb1.hap1, whole genome shotgun sequence genome:
- the CFAP161 gene encoding cilia- and flagella-associated protein 161, which produces MNGRASLSGKPYSAGVRIANWNEDTYLEEDLLKDFLYKREKGELLIQKSRRLKNNFLKQMQLSVSKDGFIHFGDTVMLLSPENKKSPTENYSAACGNLTLAVNPDDITVHTSESLQVPCGVSAVKSVNPVGRNAFHILSVEGNSMGEPIRFGQNFGLGATGGFTDQMLYLASDHKSFVRFAKKSYLQQVFLTDELSYLTCWQATFLDPQLRLEYEGFPVPANTKVLITHCHTNRGLAVPRNYCLRSYFGKEYEVICHTYLDSHKAEEDKNYWLIVTANPSDDGITMFDRPKPPSEETREREKNELYAGT; this is translated from the exons ATGAACGGCCGGGCTAGCTTGAGCGGCAAGCCCTACAGCGCGGGGGTGCGCATCGCCAACTGGAACGAGGACACGTACTTAGAGGAG GACCTCTTGAAAGACTTTTTGTATAAAAGAGAAAAAGGTGAACTTCTAATACAGAAATCAAGGagacttaaaaataattttttaaagcaG ATGCAACTATCAGTTTCGAAAGATGGATTTATTCACTTTGGAGACACTGTGATGCTTTTGAGCCCTGAAAACAAGAAATCACCTACGGAGAATTACTCTGCAGCGTGTGGCAATCTAACTTTGGCTGTTAATCCAGATGATATAACAGTACATACGTCTGAGTCATTGCAAGTCCCCTGTGGAGTGAGTGCAGTAAAAAGTGTGAACCCTGTTGGTCGAAATGCATTTCATATCCTAAG TGTTGAAGGAAATTCTATGGGTGAACCCATTAGATTTGGGCAGAATTTTGGTCTTGGGGCAACAGGCGGTTTTACCGATCAAATG TTATATCTTGCAAGTGACCATAAATCATTTGTGAGATTTGCTAAAAAATCATACCTTCAGCAAGTGTTTTTGACAGATGAGCTCTCCTATCTGACTTGCTGGCAAGCTACCTTTTTGGATCCACAGCTGCGTCTTGAATATGAAGGATTTCCAGTTCCT GCAAACACTAAAGTCCTTATCACTCATTGTCATACAAATCGGGGTTTAGCAGTTCCTAGGAACTATTGTCTAAG GTCATACTTTGGAAAGGAATATGAAGTCATCTGTCACACCTATCTGGATTCCCATAAAGCTGAGGAAGATAAGAATTACTGGTTAATAGTAACTGCGAATCCCAGTGATGATGGAATTACTATGTTTGACAGACCTAAGCCTCCCTCAGAggagaccagagagagagagaagaatgaaCTTTATGCAGGAACATAG